From a region of the candidate division WOR-3 bacterium genome:
- a CDS encoding LysM peptidoglycan-binding domain-containing protein — MRKLLRGIICILLIYGCIKYASEEQFNEIKVRESAVKALKLEIEKTKKNLSQLEEETEKRNKVVQLEPQLSEKKEFSLCRKLNPEEADSIIKALRMEEEELKKELEKLQEKFEAKDVGIFSPEEKSVVFEEKLSPKNVEILSYKVKPGDYLSKIAEFPEIYGRGNYRRWRDIYNANKDKIKDPNLILPGWNLNIPRP, encoded by the coding sequence TTGAGGAAGCTTCTAAGAGGCATAATATGCATTCTTTTAATTTATGGATGCATTAAATATGCCTCAGAAGAACAATTTAATGAAATAAAAGTAAGGGAAAGCGCTGTTAAAGCTTTAAAATTAGAGATAGAGAAAACAAAAAAGAATTTATCTCAGTTAGAAGAAGAGACTGAGAAAAGAAATAAAGTTGTCCAGTTGGAACCTCAATTATCAGAAAAAAAAGAATTTAGCCTATGTAGAAAATTAAATCCAGAAGAAGCGGATTCTATTATTAAGGCATTAAGAATGGAAGAAGAAGAATTAAAAAAAGAACTTGAAAAGCTTCAAGAAAAATTTGAAGCGAAGGATGTGGGAATTTTTTCTCCAGAGGAAAAAAGTGTTGTCTTTGAGGAAAAACTTTCTCCCAAAAATGTAGAGATTCTCTCTTATAAAGTAAAACCAGGTGATTATCTATCTAAAATAGCGGAATTCCCAGAAATCTATGGTAGAGGAAATTATAGGAGATGGAGAGACATTTATAACGCAAACAAGGATAAAATTAAAGATCCTAATTTGATATTACCAGGGTGGAATCTGAATATACCAAGACCTTGA
- a CDS encoding PhoH family protein translates to MIKQSLNLDNIPSIALLGIKDENINFLEKHLGVKITVRGSYLTITGEEERVQKSVTLIEELIKSLEKGSRLTTSDIEYFLYTKNNNKKNIILLPDYVIKPRTSNQSKYLEEIEKNVITIAIGPAGTGKTYLAVASAISALLSKKVSRIILARPAVEAGESLGFLPGDYEEKVRPYLTPLYDAISEMMPARRIQQYMDNNIIEIAPLAFMRGRNLKDSFIILDEAQNTTHTQMKMFLTRIGERSKAVITGDITQIDLPDRTTSGLIELKDILKGLKDISFVYLDESDVVRNPVVEKIVRAYKKYEENKSK, encoded by the coding sequence ATGATTAAACAATCATTAAACTTAGATAATATCCCAAGTATTGCTCTTTTAGGGATAAAAGATGAAAATATAAACTTCCTTGAGAAACATCTAGGAGTAAAGATAACAGTTAGAGGTTCTTATTTAACAATCACAGGGGAAGAAGAAAGGGTTCAAAAGTCCGTTACACTAATAGAAGAATTAATAAAGTCACTTGAAAAAGGAAGTAGGCTTACAACAAGTGATATAGAATACTTCCTTTATACCAAAAATAATAACAAGAAAAACATTATATTATTGCCAGATTATGTTATAAAGCCAAGAACTTCTAATCAATCAAAGTATCTTGAAGAAATAGAAAAGAACGTTATAACAATCGCAATAGGACCAGCAGGAACAGGGAAAACTTATCTAGCTGTGGCTTCAGCCATTTCTGCTCTTCTCTCTAAGAAGGTCTCTCGAATAATACTCGCAAGACCAGCTGTTGAAGCTGGAGAAAGTTTAGGATTTTTACCTGGAGATTATGAAGAAAAAGTTAGACCTTATCTTACCCCTCTTTATGATGCAATTTCTGAAATGATGCCCGCTAGAAGAATCCAACAGTATATGGATAACAACATTATAGAAATAGCTCCTCTTGCTTTTATGCGAGGAAGAAACTTAAAAGACTCTTTTATAATTCTTGATGAAGCACAAAACACAACTCACACACAAATGAAGATGTTTTTAACTAGAATTGGAGAAAGATCAAAAGCTGTAATAACAGGAGATATAACGCAAATAGACCTTCCAGATAGAACCACATCAGGTCTTATAGAACTTAAGGATATTTTAAAGGGATTAAAGGACATTTCTTTTGTGTATCTTGATGAAAGTGACGTCGTAAGAAATCCTGTGGTTGAAAAAATAGTCCGGGCTTATAAGAAATATGAAGAAAATAAAAGTAAATAA
- a CDS encoding HDIG domain-containing metalloprotein — MKKIKVNKETFIFSILLLFIFDVFYPYKWKIRVLKEGEIALKPIIAPTTFKILKLPEVLNEEREKVAAQVPPVLKLIKERTPERLFPKVDSLITFRANESPHKNKILGEKEEIKEVFFEIYRRGIISNKENLPESESSKILIEGNGKDILIDRDVILSQKEAAEIFAQKIKEAFKPYEVKETFIEEIKKYIEPNLLIDFAETEKMRDEAKKSVSDSIGVVREGEKIIDAHEVVTLDIYRKLYSLRKHQDQKYYYSIFSILGRTQLYFIFVSLFVFIFIFFRIEKVYKNNKYLYLFLINISIILFLYRILPKYLIPLSSFVIFLSLSIGVDFGILLVLTSFLTISIYENFSVVNLIPIITGALVGGALSTNFKNREELYRIGFVVGGVTAFLILGIELYNNSSLINILVGFFSGVSNGAFSILILFGLLYVFERLFHITTNFTWMEYSDLNYPLLKRLAKEAPGTYQHALMVSTLAENAGEVIGANSLLAKVGGLFHDIGKLKRPQYFAENFKDNNNPHDELPPKLSAIIIKSHVKDAIEMAKENKLPEEIINIIKQHQGRSLIRPFYEKAKKMLDEVDEEFFRYNAELPTSKEASIIMLADMVEATVRSLDNPTLEEIQNTVKERINRAISNGLLSKSELSLEEIELIIQEFSQNLGGFYHHRPKYPTEVK, encoded by the coding sequence ATGAAGAAAATAAAAGTAAATAAAGAGACTTTCATATTTTCTATTTTACTTCTTTTTATCTTCGATGTTTTTTACCCATATAAATGGAAGATTAGAGTTTTAAAAGAAGGAGAGATAGCCTTAAAACCTATAATAGCTCCCACAACTTTCAAAATCCTAAAATTACCCGAAGTCTTAAATGAAGAAAGAGAAAAAGTTGCGGCTCAGGTTCCGCCTGTCCTTAAATTGATAAAGGAGAGAACTCCAGAAAGGTTATTTCCTAAAGTAGATTCCCTTATTACTTTCCGTGCCAATGAATCTCCACACAAAAACAAAATTTTAGGAGAAAAAGAAGAAATAAAGGAAGTATTTTTTGAGATTTACAGAAGAGGTATTATATCAAATAAAGAAAATTTACCTGAGAGTGAGAGTAGCAAAATTCTTATAGAAGGGAATGGTAAAGATATTCTTATAGATCGAGATGTGATTCTAAGTCAGAAAGAAGCAGCAGAAATTTTTGCTCAAAAAATTAAGGAAGCTTTTAAACCATATGAAGTTAAAGAAACATTTATTGAAGAGATAAAAAAATATATTGAGCCAAATTTACTAATTGATTTTGCTGAAACAGAAAAAATGAGAGATGAAGCAAAGAAATCAGTCTCTGACTCAATCGGAGTCGTTCGGGAAGGAGAAAAAATAATTGATGCTCATGAAGTTGTAACCCTAGACATTTATAGAAAATTATATTCTCTTAGAAAACATCAAGATCAGAAATATTATTATTCCATTTTTTCTATTCTTGGAAGAACACAATTATACTTTATCTTCGTTTCTCTTTTTGTCTTTATATTTATCTTCTTTCGGATAGAAAAAGTTTATAAAAACAATAAATATCTTTATTTGTTTTTAATAAATATTTCAATAATCCTCTTCTTATATAGAATTCTACCTAAATATTTAATTCCACTTTCAAGCTTTGTCATTTTTCTTTCCCTTTCTATTGGCGTAGACTTTGGAATATTATTAGTATTAACAAGCTTTCTTACCATCTCAATATACGAAAATTTCTCTGTTGTTAATCTGATTCCTATAATTACAGGAGCTCTTGTTGGGGGTGCTCTTAGTACTAATTTTAAGAATAGAGAGGAACTTTATCGTATTGGATTTGTTGTTGGAGGGGTAACAGCGTTTTTAATTCTTGGTATTGAACTTTATAATAATTCAAGTTTAATCAATATTCTGGTTGGTTTTTTCTCAGGGGTTAGTAATGGAGCCTTCTCTATTCTCATATTATTTGGACTTCTATATGTTTTTGAGCGTTTATTTCACATAACCACTAATTTTACCTGGATGGAATACTCTGATTTAAATTATCCATTACTTAAAAGATTAGCAAAAGAAGCTCCTGGAACCTATCAACACGCTCTTATGGTAAGCACTCTTGCGGAAAACGCGGGAGAGGTAATAGGAGCAAATTCTCTTCTTGCAAAAGTTGGAGGTCTATTTCATGATATTGGGAAATTAAAAAGACCTCAATATTTTGCAGAAAACTTTAAAGATAATAACAATCCCCATGACGAACTTCCTCCAAAACTTTCGGCAATTATTATCAAATCACACGTTAAAGACGCAATAGAAATGGCAAAAGAAAACAAACTCCCAGAAGAAATAATTAATATTATTAAACAACATCAAGGGAGATCTTTGATAAGACCTTTTTACGAAAAAGCAAAAAAAATGCTTGATGAAGTAGATGAAGAGTTTTTTAGATACAACGCTGAGTTACCAACTAGTAAGGAAGCCAGTATTATTATGCTTGCCGATATGGTTGAAGCTACTGTTAGATCTCTTGACAATCCTACATTAGAAGAAATACAAAATACAGTAAAAGAGAGAATAAATAGAGCTATTAGTAATGGCTTACTCAGCAAATCAGAACTCTCTTTAGAAGAAATTGAACTTATAATTCAAGAATTTTCGCAGAACTTAGGTGGTTTTTATCATCATCGTCCTAAATACCCTACGGAGGTTAAATAA
- the ybeY gene encoding rRNA maturation RNase YbeY: protein MEIFINNLPLFEKEIREVAEKVVKGEKLEGELSITFIDDAQMEELNKKFRKREGVTDVLAFAFHIPQLLGDIYICVPQALRQKKGSILDELKLLTVHGILHIAGYSDETEEDRKKMREKEKEYLS, encoded by the coding sequence ATGGAAATTTTTATTAATAATCTTCCTCTATTTGAAAAAGAAATAAGAGAAGTTGCTGAAAAAGTAGTGAAAGGTGAGAAATTAGAAGGAGAACTATCCATAACTTTTATAGATGACGCACAAATGGAGGAACTAAATAAGAAGTTTAGAAAAAGAGAAGGGGTCACAGATGTTTTAGCTTTTGCCTTTCATATTCCTCAACTTTTAGGAGATATTTATATTTGCGTTCCTCAAGCTTTGCGTCAGAAGAAGGGAAGTATTCTTGATGAACTGAAACTTCTTACAGTTCATGGAATTTTACACATTGCGGGTTACTCTGACGAAACAGAGGAAGATAGAAAAAAAATGAGGGAGAAAGAAAAAGAATATCTATCTTAA
- a CDS encoding YifB family Mg chelatase-like AAA ATPase: MELARVISCALLGIEAKTVEVEVSLSRGLPSFTIVGLPETAVKESKERVESAIKSLNLEFPLKKITVNLAPADIRKEGTALDLPIAIGILSASGQITPLHLEETLIIGELALDGRIRKVKGVLSASILAKESKIKRIVVPTSNAKEAGIVEGILVYPVDNLQECLLVLEDKYKPSFSMNVKEIFEENSKFDLDFSDVRGQHLAKRALEIAVAGGHNVLMIGPPGSGKTMLAKRIPTILPLMSIEEAIETTKIHSVAGILSPKTSLIARRPFRAPHHTISYAGLIGGGAYPQPGEVSLAHNGILFLDELPEFNRNVLEVLRQPLEDGFVTISRAKTTIVYPARFMLIGAMNPCPCGYFGDSYIECTCSPSQIERYRAKISGPLLDRIDMHITVGRVKYNEIMNEEPGESSEVIRDRIERCRKIQEERYKKEGIFFNAHLNSRMVRKYCEIGEDGKEILNTAMEKFGFSLRALDRVLKMARTISDLEGEERIQPHHLAEAIQYRTLDKKLWLIK, translated from the coding sequence TTGGAATTAGCCAGGGTTATTTCCTGTGCCCTTTTGGGTATTGAAGCTAAAACTGTTGAGGTTGAGGTTAGTTTATCGAGAGGGCTTCCTTCTTTCACAATAGTGGGTCTTCCAGAAACAGCGGTAAAGGAGTCAAAGGAAAGAGTTGAATCTGCAATAAAAAGTCTTAATTTAGAATTTCCTCTTAAGAAAATTACTGTAAATCTTGCCCCTGCAGATATTAGAAAAGAAGGAACAGCCTTAGATCTCCCAATAGCAATAGGGATCCTCTCTGCTTCAGGCCAGATCACTCCTCTTCATTTAGAAGAAACATTAATAATTGGAGAACTTGCCCTAGATGGTAGGATTAGAAAAGTAAAGGGGGTTTTATCTGCTTCAATTCTTGCAAAAGAGAGTAAGATAAAAAGAATTGTTGTTCCAACATCGAATGCTAAAGAGGCTGGAATTGTAGAAGGGATTCTTGTTTACCCTGTTGATAATTTGCAAGAATGTCTTCTTGTTTTAGAGGATAAATATAAACCGTCTTTTTCGATGAATGTGAAAGAGATTTTTGAAGAGAATTCCAAATTTGATCTGGATTTTTCTGATGTTAGAGGACAACATTTGGCAAAAAGGGCTCTTGAAATCGCAGTTGCAGGAGGACATAATGTGCTGATGATAGGGCCTCCAGGTTCTGGGAAAACAATGCTTGCCAAAAGAATTCCTACAATTCTTCCTTTAATGAGTATTGAAGAAGCTATAGAAACAACAAAGATTCATTCTGTTGCAGGAATTTTATCTCCAAAGACTTCTCTTATAGCAAGAAGGCCTTTTAGAGCGCCTCATCATACAATCTCTTATGCAGGGTTAATTGGAGGAGGAGCTTATCCTCAACCAGGAGAAGTTAGCCTTGCTCATAATGGAATTCTTTTTTTAGATGAGTTACCAGAATTTAATAGAAATGTCCTTGAGGTTCTCAGGCAACCTCTGGAAGATGGTTTTGTCACAATCTCAAGAGCAAAAACCACGATTGTTTACCCTGCTCGGTTTATGTTAATTGGGGCTATGAATCCCTGTCCCTGCGGATATTTTGGAGATTCTTATATAGAATGCACCTGCTCTCCTTCTCAAATAGAACGTTATCGTGCAAAGATTTCTGGTCCCTTACTTGACAGAATTGATATGCATATTACTGTGGGAAGAGTTAAGTATAATGAAATAATGAATGAAGAACCTGGTGAGAGTTCAGAAGTAATAAGGGATAGAATCGAACGTTGTAGAAAGATTCAGGAGGAAAGATACAAAAAAGAAGGAATATTTTTTAATGCTCATCTAAATTCAAGGATGGTGAGAAAATATTGCGAAATTGGAGAGGATGGAAAAGAAATACTTAACACCGCAATGGAGAAGTTTGGGTTTTCTTTAAGAGCTTTAGATAGAGTCTTAAAGATGGCGAGAACAATCTCTGATCTTGAAGGGGAAGAAAGAATTCAACCTCATCATCTAGCCGAAGCAATTCAATATAGAACCCTTGACAAAAAATTATGGTTGATAAAATAA
- a CDS encoding glycerol-3-phosphate acyltransferase: MVKVLFLILLGYLFGSIPNAVLISKLKRIDIRKVGTGNPGAGNVFREVGAIWGILTFVLDAIKAVIPMLIADKVLHFSLFWTGIVGLFAVIGHCHSLFLNFRGGKGVASSGGVLIYLFPKFSLIAIASYFIIQRSPRNPKFVLPIFLLAFSLWILLYWNSMPLFFPFIFIFFTVGIILNIDVVKEFIKGGNK, from the coding sequence ATGGTTAAAGTATTATTTCTAATTTTACTCGGATATTTATTTGGTTCTATCCCTAATGCTGTTTTAATTTCAAAGTTAAAAAGAATTGATATTAGGAAAGTTGGGACTGGTAATCCAGGAGCAGGGAATGTCTTTAGAGAAGTTGGGGCTATTTGGGGAATTTTAACTTTTGTTTTAGATGCAATAAAAGCAGTTATCCCAATGTTAATAGCTGATAAAGTTTTGCATTTTAGTTTATTTTGGACTGGTATTGTTGGTCTTTTTGCAGTGATTGGACATTGCCATTCTTTATTTTTGAATTTTAGAGGAGGGAAAGGAGTTGCAAGTTCAGGAGGTGTTCTTATATATCTATTCCCTAAATTCTCCTTAATAGCCATTGCCTCATATTTTATAATTCAAAGAAGCCCAAGAAACCCTAAGTTTGTTTTACCGATTTTTCTTTTAGCTTTTAGTTTATGGATTCTTTTGTATTGGAATTCTATGCCTCTTTTTTTCCCGTTTATTTTTATATTCTTTACTGTGGGGATTATCTTGAATATAGATGTGGTTAAAGAGTTTATAAAAGGAGGGAATAAATGA
- a CDS encoding phospholipase D family protein, translated as MFLLMIFFSIQVYFSPNGGAKEAILREIENAKNTIDVAMYILTDRELSNALVLARERGVTIKVLLDGKSAKEIEYSKHLFLKNKNVDVRLYEAPPSNYRKYKGIMHNKFAIIDKKTIITGSFNWTHSAEELNNENLLIIKDEKELIKKFQHEFSKLWEKGKSPIIYPELDPYNVKKLREYIGEWVIICGKPTSWKISRSTNLFLNFGEGKDHLTFVLWKEGVNELKEKGFDFNKLTNSKVKIEGKLIDHEKYGLEITTSDPTAIQIVKN; from the coding sequence ATGTTTTTATTAATGATATTTTTTTCTATCCAAGTTTATTTTAGCCCTAATGGTGGAGCAAAGGAAGCAATTTTACGAGAGATAGAGAATGCTAAAAATACCATAGATGTAGCAATGTATATCTTAACTGATAGAGAATTATCAAACGCTCTTGTCTTGGCAAGAGAAAGAGGGGTAACTATAAAAGTTCTTTTGGATGGCAAAAGTGCTAAAGAAATAGAATATTCTAAACATCTTTTTCTGAAAAATAAAAATGTAGATGTAAGGTTATACGAAGCTCCTCCTTCTAACTATAGAAAATATAAAGGGATAATGCATAACAAATTTGCGATAATAGATAAAAAAACAATTATAACAGGATCTTTTAATTGGACACACTCTGCAGAAGAGCTAAATAATGAAAATCTCTTAATTATAAAGGATGAGAAAGAACTTATTAAAAAATTTCAACATGAGTTTTCAAAACTTTGGGAAAAAGGGAAAAGCCCAATTATTTATCCAGAATTAGATCCTTACAATGTAAAGAAATTAAGAGAATATATAGGAGAATGGGTTATAATTTGTGGTAAACCCACAAGTTGGAAAATCTCCCGCTCTACAAATTTGTTTTTAAATTTTGGAGAAGGGAAAGACCATCTCACTTTTGTTCTTTGGAAAGAAGGAGTTAATGAACTAAAAGAAAAAGGTTTTGATTTTAATAAATTAACGAACTCAAAAGTAAAAATAGAAGGAAAACTCATAGATCACGAAAAATACGGTTTGGAAATTACTACATCTGATCCTACGGCAATTCAGATTGTAAAAAATTAG
- a CDS encoding HD domain-containing phosphohydrolase: MKENDIRNFILYFSSSLHIARVFQTKSRTLYHHVEKTHQFLESLFKDFNKIEVSISDNHLFFNNERANVEMGFMERYISLIHDLKTLEIGTIFFPNLPPIEELLSLLCCLGKKLASSRHSFEEILAELEEEGVKSIIIRRIENVKQKEDILASVREEAVSTLLDAISYLKRISSEEETNIYEARRIVRKFSELLLKERSYLIALTIIKDIGSYTFNHSANVCILAIAMGIELGLTRKDLFELGIAALFHDLGKIDIPGDILNKPDILTNVEYEKMKQHPYLSAERIIFLKGIDEVPVFALRGILEHHIDYCGTGYPDLSIKKPTLFARIIRIVDSYDAMTTPRVYQEVRTPFEAVKYIIKSKEIYDPSLVKIFLDIMGIYPPGSIVLLEGGLKGVMISDKEVAVVHKGEIKKSFPKEVKIIKALSPNEVDFDPCAVLTAVAHHN; encoded by the coding sequence ATGAAAGAAAATGATATCAGAAACTTCATTTTATATTTCTCTTCTTCTCTCCATATAGCGCGGGTTTTTCAAACAAAAAGTAGAACTCTTTATCATCATGTAGAAAAAACCCACCAATTTTTAGAATCTTTGTTTAAAGATTTCAACAAGATAGAAGTCTCTATTTCTGATAATCACCTCTTCTTTAATAATGAAAGAGCAAATGTTGAAATGGGTTTCATGGAAAGATATATTTCTCTTATTCATGATCTAAAAACATTAGAGATAGGAACGATCTTTTTCCCAAATCTTCCTCCTATTGAAGAGCTACTATCTCTACTTTGCTGTTTAGGAAAGAAACTCGCTTCATCCCGTCATTCTTTTGAAGAAATTTTAGCTGAGTTAGAAGAAGAAGGAGTAAAATCAATAATAATAAGGAGAATAGAGAATGTAAAACAGAAAGAAGACATCCTTGCTTCAGTAAGGGAAGAAGCTGTTTCTACTCTTCTTGACGCAATTTCTTATTTAAAGAGGATTTCCTCCGAAGAGGAAACCAATATCTATGAGGCCCGAAGGATTGTAAGGAAATTTTCTGAACTTCTTCTTAAAGAAAGAAGTTATTTGATCGCCTTAACTATAATCAAAGATATAGGTTCTTACACCTTTAATCACTCTGCCAATGTTTGCATTTTAGCTATAGCAATGGGGATAGAGCTTGGGCTTACAAGAAAAGACTTATTTGAACTTGGAATTGCAGCGCTTTTCCATGACCTTGGCAAAATAGATATTCCTGGAGATATTCTAAATAAACCTGATATCCTTACTAATGTTGAATACGAAAAGATGAAACAACACCCTTATCTATCCGCTGAAAGAATAATTTTCTTAAAAGGAATTGACGAAGTTCCTGTTTTTGCTCTTAGAGGCATTCTTGAACATCACATTGATTATTGTGGAACAGGTTATCCCGATTTAAGCATAAAAAAGCCAACTCTTTTTGCCAGAATTATAAGAATCGTTGATTCCTATGATGCGATGACAACTCCCCGAGTTTACCAAGAGGTAAGAACTCCTTTTGAAGCTGTCAAGTATATAATAAAAAGTAAGGAAATTTATGACCCTTCTTTAGTTAAGATATTTTTAGATATAATGGGGATTTATCCTCCTGGCTCAATAGTTCTTCTTGAGGGAGGACTAAAAGGGGTAATGATTTCTGATAAAGAAGTCGCTGTTGTGCATAAAGGAGAGATTAAAAAGAGCTTCCCAAAAGAAGTCAAAATTATAAAAGCTCTATCTCCTAACGAAGTTGATTTTGACCCTTGTGCTGTTTTAACGGCTGTGGCTCATCATAACTAA
- a CDS encoding lysylphosphatidylglycerol synthase transmembrane domain-containing protein encodes MNFEEKGFYKGIRLFLFISFLSITVILLTTVSKETKKGLQLISPLFIGITLLSSSFSQFFNIWRLRYIIKAMGKNLSWSGSFYYTIGGAFLGGITPFQVGGIPLQLYLCKRENITIPEASVAIFTRGLLSALVLPLLIPLIYYYRVYFTKGIIQGIIKYVSIFYGLLVLLLIFALLKTEWFIKKLKGNFFKGILEFKEVLGKEFFKRKKDFSKAYILTAISLFFNFLIAFFLIRGLGVGVDFIKATVIQIILTYALAFMPTPGASGLAEGSAYGLFKELMPQSILGVYVILWRFFTGYLWMIIGGFSLTRLFSKLRKKQKLSYDEPQPLKQHKGQNQLR; translated from the coding sequence ATGAATTTTGAAGAGAAAGGTTTCTATAAAGGTATTAGATTATTCCTTTTTATAAGTTTTCTCTCAATAACTGTAATTCTTTTAACCACTGTTAGTAAAGAAACAAAAAAGGGGCTTCAATTAATTTCTCCATTGTTTATTGGGATTACGCTTCTTTCCTCTTCTTTTAGTCAATTTTTTAATATATGGAGGCTTCGTTATATCATAAAAGCTATGGGGAAAAATTTAAGTTGGTCTGGTTCTTTTTATTACACAATAGGGGGGGCTTTCTTAGGAGGGATTACGCCTTTTCAGGTTGGAGGAATACCTCTTCAGTTATATTTATGTAAAAGAGAAAATATTACCATTCCAGAAGCAAGTGTGGCAATATTCACTCGGGGACTCTTATCTGCACTTGTGCTTCCATTATTAATTCCTCTTATCTATTATTATCGAGTTTATTTTACAAAAGGGATAATCCAGGGGATTATTAAATACGTTTCTATCTTTTATGGTTTACTTGTTTTACTCTTAATATTTGCTCTTTTGAAAACTGAATGGTTCATAAAAAAATTGAAGGGTAATTTTTTTAAAGGAATTTTAGAATTCAAAGAAGTTTTAGGGAAAGAGTTTTTCAAAAGGAAAAAAGATTTTTCAAAAGCATACATCCTAACAGCTATTTCTCTTTTCTTTAATTTTCTTATTGCCTTTTTTCTAATTCGTGGATTGGGGGTTGGTGTAGATTTCATAAAAGCCACGGTTATCCAGATCATTTTAACTTATGCTTTAGCCTTTATGCCTACCCCAGGAGCTTCTGGTCTTGCTGAGGGGAGTGCATATGGATTGTTTAAAGAACTTATGCCTCAGTCAATCCTTGGAGTTTATGTTATTCTTTGGAGATTCTTCACTGGATATCTTTGGATGATAATTGGGGGGTTTTCTTTAACTCGCCTTTTCTCTAAATTAAGAAAGAAGCAAAAACTTAGTTATGATGAGCCACAGCCGTTAAAACAGCACAAGGGTCAAAATCAACTTCGTTAG
- a CDS encoding NAD-dependent epimerase/dehydratase family protein: protein MDNGIILVTGSGGLIGSESVTFFIKKGFKVIGIDNDMRKYFFGEEASTSWNIERLKKLYKKDYIHYDVDIRDFESIRRIFSQYKPSCIIHTAAQPSHDWAAREPFTDFTVNANGTLNLLEATRQIVPEAVFIFTSTNKVYGDTPNSLPLIELEKRYELPEDHFYYNGIDETMSIDYSLHSLFGASKLAADILVQEYGKYFGMKTVCFRGGCLTGPSHSGTMLHGFLSYIVRCAITGKKYLIYGYKGKQVRDNIHSYDLVNAFYHFFKNPKIGEVYNIGGSRFSHCSMLEAIELVEEILKKKLNYEYKEQNRIGDHIWYISSVRKFKAHFPNWDFEKDLRTILEETCDFQSTLYKKGEIKGF from the coding sequence ATGGATAATGGAATAATACTTGTTACAGGCTCAGGTGGACTTATTGGATCAGAATCTGTGACTTTCTTTATAAAAAAGGGTTTCAAGGTAATAGGTATAGATAACGATATGAGAAAATATTTCTTTGGAGAGGAAGCTTCTACCTCCTGGAATATAGAGAGATTGAAAAAACTCTATAAGAAAGATTATATCCATTATGATGTTGATATAAGAGATTTCGAAAGTATAAGGAGAATTTTTTCTCAATATAAACCTTCTTGCATAATTCACACTGCAGCACAACCTTCTCATGATTGGGCGGCAAGGGAGCCTTTCACAGATTTTACAGTGAATGCGAATGGGACTTTGAATCTCCTTGAAGCGACAAGACAAATTGTTCCTGAAGCTGTATTCATATTTACATCTACCAATAAAGTTTATGGAGATACCCCGAACTCTTTGCCTCTAATTGAGTTAGAGAAAAGATATGAATTGCCAGAAGACCACTTTTATTATAACGGAATAGATGAGACAATGAGTATTGATTATAGCCTTCATTCTCTATTTGGAGCCTCAAAATTAGCGGCGGATATCCTTGTTCAAGAATATGGAAAATATTTTGGTATGAAAACCGTGTGTTTTAGAGGAGGATGTCTTACAGGTCCTTCTCATTCTGGAACAATGCTTCATGGGTTTCTTTCCTATATTGTGAGGTGTGCAATTACTGGGAAAAAATATCTTATATATGGATATAAAGGGAAACAGGTTAGAGATAACATCCATTCTTATGATCTTGTTAATGCTTTTTATCATTTCTTTAAAAACCCAAAAATTGGAGAAGTATATAACATTGGAGGGAGTAGATTTTCACATTGTTCAATGCTTGAGGCAATAGAACTTGTGGAAGAAATTTTAAAGAAGAAATTGAATTACGAATATAAAGAACAAAATAGGATAGGAGATCACATCTGGTATATAAGTTCTGTAAGGAAATTCAAAGCTCACTTCCCAAATTGGGATTTTGAAAAAGACCTTAGAACAATTCTTGAGGAAACCTGTGACTTTCAATCAACTCTTTATAAAAAAGGAGAAATTAAAGGATTTTAA